The proteins below come from a single Gordonia pseudamarae genomic window:
- a CDS encoding YbaB/EbfC family nucleoid-associated protein — protein sequence MSQSFDPSAIFGGGAGGENPMAGLLAQAQQMQAQLLAAQNEIAAAEVTGTAGNGLVTVTGTGTGEITSVTIDPKVVDPADVETLQDLVLGALEDLAGKRDQLAQDKMGPLAGGLGGGFPGLG from the coding sequence GTGAGTCAATCTTTTGATCCCAGCGCGATCTTCGGCGGCGGTGCCGGCGGCGAGAACCCGATGGCCGGGCTGCTCGCGCAGGCCCAGCAGATGCAGGCCCAGCTGTTGGCCGCCCAGAACGAGATCGCTGCCGCCGAGGTCACCGGTACCGCCGGAAACGGCCTGGTCACGGTGACCGGCACCGGTACCGGCGAGATCACCTCCGTCACCATCGACCCCAAGGTCGTCGACCCCGCGGACGTGGAGACCCTGCAGGATCTGGTCCTCGGCGCGCTCGAGGATCTGGCCGGCAAACGCGATCAGCTCGCCCAGGACAAGATGGGTCCGCTCGCGGGTGGGCTCGGTGGCGGATTTCCCGGACTGGGCTGA
- a CDS encoding SRPBCC family protein, which translates to MGQVSATQSIDIAAAPDAVLAALADYTETRPAILPEQYRDYQVLSAGQGERSDGGLPGDGTVVHWILQATSKRQRDVKATVTVTPGTITETDANSSMVTTYTVKASGSGSTVTTTTSWTGAGGIGGFFEKTFAPKGLNRIQAVLLANLKARVE; encoded by the coding sequence ATGGGTCAGGTTTCCGCAACACAGTCCATCGACATCGCCGCCGCACCCGATGCGGTGCTCGCCGCCCTCGCCGACTACACCGAGACCCGCCCGGCGATCCTGCCCGAGCAGTACCGCGATTACCAGGTGCTTTCGGCAGGACAGGGCGAGCGAAGCGACGGGGGATTGCCGGGGGACGGCACCGTCGTCCACTGGATCCTGCAGGCTACCTCCAAGCGTCAGCGCGACGTGAAGGCCACCGTCACGGTCACCCCCGGCACCATCACCGAGACCGACGCCAACTCGTCGATGGTCACCACCTACACGGTCAAGGCCTCGGGCAGCGGGTCGACGGTGACCACCACCACATCGTGGACCGGTGCCGGCGGTATCGGCGGCTTCTTCGAGAAGACCTTCGCCCCCAAGGGCCTGAATCGGATCCAGGCGGTGCTGCTGGCCAATCTCAAAGCGCGCGTCGAGTGA
- a CDS encoding pseudouridine synthase, translated as MSRRTRPSPLPPRDGVDATRVVVRADGCSVGEVLSAAPSLAGLGAGALEDRARAGEIVDIDGRMLALEHPVRRNSTIFLYRDLPDEPPIPFDLPILYRDDNIVVVDKPHFLATMPRGRHVVQSALVRLRRDLGVDEIAPAHRLDRLTAGVLLFTLHPQVRAAYQSIFAQRRAVKEYRALAPARSGLADTVTVRNRIEKTAGDLRALVADGEINAVSEITLLGPGPGPGTDTGTDTGLYRLVPHTGRTHQLRLHMALLGVPIIDDPLYPDVRPDLARLPDDGDFTRPLRLLASSLAFDDPLTGERREFISALHLNGAAR; from the coding sequence ATGAGCCGCAGAACCCGACCGTCACCGCTGCCACCGCGCGACGGCGTCGATGCGACGCGCGTGGTGGTGCGGGCGGACGGGTGCAGCGTCGGTGAGGTGCTGTCGGCCGCACCGTCGCTGGCCGGGCTCGGCGCGGGAGCGCTGGAGGACCGCGCCCGCGCGGGTGAGATCGTCGACATCGACGGCCGGATGCTCGCCCTGGAACATCCGGTGCGCCGCAACTCCACGATCTTCCTGTACCGGGACCTGCCCGACGAACCGCCGATCCCGTTCGACCTGCCGATCCTGTACCGGGACGACAACATCGTCGTCGTCGACAAACCGCACTTTCTGGCTACGATGCCGCGCGGCCGGCACGTCGTGCAGTCGGCGCTGGTACGGCTGCGCCGCGACCTCGGCGTCGATGAGATCGCACCCGCACACCGGCTGGACCGGCTGACCGCCGGGGTGCTGCTGTTCACGCTGCACCCGCAGGTGCGGGCCGCATACCAGTCGATCTTCGCCCAACGCCGCGCCGTCAAGGAGTATCGGGCGCTCGCCCCGGCGCGATCGGGGCTCGCCGACACCGTCACCGTCCGCAACCGGATCGAGAAGACCGCCGGTGACCTGCGCGCACTCGTCGCCGACGGCGAGATCAACGCCGTCAGTGAGATCACTCTCCTCGGTCCCGGTCCCGGTCCCGGCACCGATACCGGTACCGATACCGGCCTGTACCGCCTGGTCCCACATACCGGTCGCACCCACCAGTTGCGGCTGCACATGGCGTTGCTCGGGGTGCCCATCATCGACGACCCGCTGTACCCGGATGTGCGCCCCGACCTGGCCCGGCTCCCCGACGACGGCGACTTCACCCGGCCGCTGCGGCTGCTGGCGTCGTCGCTGGCCTTCGACGACCCGCTGACCGGCGAGCGCCGGGAATTCATCAGCGCACTGCACCTGAACGGGGCCGCCCGATGA
- a CDS encoding glycosyltransferase 87 family protein, whose product MRPAGATLATVAFVVLALAALWLQDVIVPYSMPFWGLFDNQLDLDVYRAGAQTVLDGKKLYDVKLLGQMDYTYAPISIPFFIPFALMSFDEARIVWSVGILVALYLVIMLSFRSLGRPPSWRLRTIAVSLVAIVMLLEPVRTTIWYGQINVFLMLLILVDLTRDDDSRLRGVGTGLAAGIKMTPLIFGLYLVIVGRWRAVAGLAAGFVGSIVLGFVIMPKAALKFWTARIFDSNRVGSPQSVGNQSLRGWLANITDTDTPSTTIWLVLVLAASGIGMYAAYLAHHRGNELLALTMVGMTGCAVSPMSWGHHWVWFVPLTVIGVDLLLRADTSTRRRLLVAAGLVAMLLAAFSWRTHYDHAIWFVLRSVPDGYMIGLFFKTGIGWLQWFTIFPYGPIFAVSAVATIIVYRPVRVGPDTPERSGVGGRR is encoded by the coding sequence GTGAGACCTGCCGGAGCGACGTTGGCCACCGTGGCCTTCGTCGTGCTCGCGCTTGCCGCGCTGTGGCTGCAGGATGTGATCGTCCCGTATTCGATGCCGTTCTGGGGACTGTTCGACAATCAGCTCGACCTCGACGTCTACCGGGCGGGTGCACAGACGGTCCTCGACGGCAAGAAGCTGTACGACGTCAAGCTGCTCGGGCAGATGGACTACACGTACGCCCCGATCTCCATCCCGTTTTTCATCCCGTTCGCGCTCATGTCGTTCGACGAGGCCCGAATAGTGTGGAGCGTAGGCATCCTGGTGGCGCTGTACCTGGTCATCATGCTGAGTTTCCGTTCGCTGGGCCGCCCGCCGTCATGGCGGCTGCGGACTATCGCGGTGTCACTGGTGGCGATCGTGATGTTGCTCGAACCGGTCCGCACCACCATCTGGTACGGCCAGATCAACGTGTTCCTGATGCTGCTCATCCTCGTTGACCTGACTCGCGACGACGATTCGCGGCTGCGCGGGGTGGGGACGGGGCTGGCCGCGGGTATCAAGATGACGCCGCTGATCTTCGGCCTGTACCTGGTGATCGTGGGCAGGTGGCGGGCGGTTGCCGGGCTGGCCGCCGGGTTCGTGGGCAGCATCGTGCTCGGGTTCGTGATCATGCCGAAGGCCGCGCTCAAGTTCTGGACCGCCCGCATCTTCGACTCGAACCGGGTCGGTTCGCCGCAGTCGGTGGGCAACCAATCGTTGCGGGGCTGGCTGGCGAACATCACCGACACCGATACCCCGAGCACCACCATCTGGTTGGTGTTGGTGCTGGCGGCGTCGGGGATCGGCATGTACGCGGCGTACCTGGCCCATCACCGCGGCAACGAGTTGCTCGCGCTCACGATGGTGGGAATGACCGGATGTGCGGTATCACCGATGTCGTGGGGTCACCATTGGGTCTGGTTCGTGCCGTTGACGGTGATCGGCGTCGACCTGTTGTTGCGGGCGGATACGTCGACGCGCCGGCGGCTGCTGGTGGCGGCGGGGCTGGTGGCGATGTTGCTGGCGGCGTTCTCCTGGCGCACCCACTACGACCACGCCATCTGGTTCGTGTTGCGGTCGGTGCCCGACGGCTACATGATCGGGCTGTTCTTCAAGACCGGCATCGGCTGGTTGCAGTGGTTCACGATTTTCCCGTACGGACCGATCTTCGCGGTGTCGGCGGTGGCCACGATCATCGTGTACCGACCGGTTCGGGTGGGTCCGGACACGCCTGAGCGGTCCGGGGTCGGTGGTCGCCGGTAG
- a CDS encoding class I SAM-dependent methyltransferase: MTTFREQSTRSQEDGAGKLTLAEIFETMMGGDLSIRITAYDGSSAGPADAEFGLDLLTPRGTTYLVTAPGDLGLARAYISGDLKLIGAHPGDPYPALKALAGDLKFNKPSPLQLANVARSLGIEHFKPIAPPPQEAVPRWRRFAEGLRHSKTRDAEAISYHYDVSNTFYEWVLGPSMTYTCAVYPDRDASLETAQDNKYRLIFEKLRLKPGDRLLDIGCGWGGMVRYAARQGVHAIGATLSAEQAEWAQQAIIDEGLGEFAEVRHSDYRDVTESGFDAVSSIGLTEHIGVSNYPAYFGFMRDKLRPGGMLLNHCITRPDNPNRNRAGTFIDRYVFPDGELTGSGKIISKIQDIGGLEVVHEENLREHYAMTLRDWNINLVDRWNEAVAEVGDGTARLWGLYMAGCRIGFDRNIVQLHHVLATKLDAQGNNQVPLRPWWQA; encoded by the coding sequence GTGACCACGTTCAGAGAACAATCGACACGCTCGCAGGAGGACGGGGCGGGCAAGCTCACCCTGGCCGAGATCTTCGAGACGATGATGGGTGGCGATCTGTCGATCCGGATCACCGCCTACGACGGCAGTTCCGCGGGCCCCGCCGATGCCGAGTTCGGCCTCGACCTACTGACCCCGCGCGGCACGACATACCTGGTGACCGCCCCCGGTGATCTGGGTCTGGCCCGCGCCTACATATCCGGCGACCTGAAGCTGATCGGCGCCCACCCCGGCGACCCGTATCCCGCGCTGAAGGCGCTGGCCGGTGATCTCAAGTTCAACAAGCCCTCGCCGCTGCAACTGGCGAACGTGGCGCGCTCGCTCGGCATCGAACACTTCAAACCGATCGCCCCGCCGCCGCAGGAGGCGGTGCCACGCTGGCGGCGCTTCGCCGAAGGTCTGCGTCACTCGAAAACCCGTGATGCCGAAGCCATCTCATACCACTACGACGTGTCCAACACCTTCTACGAGTGGGTGCTCGGTCCGTCGATGACGTACACGTGCGCGGTCTACCCCGACCGGGACGCCTCGCTGGAAACCGCCCAGGACAACAAGTACCGGCTGATCTTCGAGAAGCTGCGCCTCAAGCCTGGCGATCGGTTGCTCGACATCGGTTGCGGCTGGGGCGGAATGGTGCGATACGCGGCCCGGCAGGGGGTACACGCGATCGGCGCGACGCTGTCCGCCGAGCAGGCGGAGTGGGCACAGCAGGCGATCATCGACGAAGGTCTCGGTGAGTTCGCCGAGGTGCGGCACAGCGACTACCGCGACGTGACCGAAAGCGGATTCGACGCGGTGTCCTCGATCGGCCTGACCGAACACATCGGCGTGAGCAACTACCCGGCGTACTTCGGATTCATGCGCGACAAGCTGCGGCCGGGCGGAATGTTGCTGAACCACTGCATCACCCGACCGGACAACCCGAACCGCAACCGGGCGGGCACCTTCATCGACCGGTACGTGTTCCCTGACGGCGAGCTGACGGGGTCGGGCAAGATCATCTCCAAGATCCAGGACATCGGGGGCTTGGAGGTGGTCCACGAGGAGAACCTGCGCGAGCACTATGCGATGACGCTGCGCGACTGGAACATCAACCTCGTCGACCGCTGGAACGAGGCCGTCGCCGAGGTCGGCGACGGCACCGCCCGCCTGTGGGGCCTGTACATGGCCGGGTGCCGGATCGGCTTCGACCGCAACATCGTTCAGCTCCACCACGTACTCGCCACCAAACTCGACGCACAGGGCAACAACCAGGTCCCCCTGCGGCCGTGGTGGCAGGCGTAG
- a CDS encoding FAD-binding oxidoreductase — protein sequence MGPEAFAEGVGALLASYRAIPPGATVRLAKKTSNLFRKRAENPHPGLDVSGLGGVISVDPAARTADVAGMCTYEELVAVTLRYGLAPKVVPQLKTITLGGAVTGLGIESTSFRNGLPHESVIEIDVLTGSGDIITASPTNEHSDLFYGFPNSYGTLGYSVRLRIELESVAPFVVLRHLRFGSIAELQTTMDRIVTDGSHDGDRVDYLDGVVFSADESYLTLGRQSDEAGPVSDYTGMDIYYRSIQERDTDRLTIADYLWRWDTDWFWCSRAFGAQHPTVRKWWPKRLLRSSFYWKLIAYDHRWNIGDKLNARKGLPPSERVVQDIEVPIENTAAYVGWFLENVPIEPVWLCPLRLRSDSIPATGQADAGRHRPWPLYPLEPGRTYVNVGFWSGVPVTPGDPGFTNKLIERKVSELDGHKSLYSESFYDRAEFDELYGGENYQLLKKRYDPDGRLLDLYAKAVQRQ from the coding sequence ATGGGGCCAGAGGCGTTCGCTGAGGGTGTCGGAGCCCTCCTCGCGAGCTATCGGGCCATCCCGCCGGGCGCAACAGTCCGTCTTGCCAAGAAGACATCGAACCTTTTCCGCAAACGCGCCGAAAACCCCCATCCCGGCCTTGACGTTTCGGGACTGGGCGGGGTGATCTCGGTCGATCCGGCCGCGCGCACCGCCGACGTGGCCGGCATGTGCACCTACGAGGAACTGGTCGCCGTCACCCTCCGCTACGGGTTGGCACCGAAAGTGGTGCCCCAGCTCAAGACCATCACCCTCGGCGGCGCGGTCACCGGACTCGGCATCGAGTCGACGTCGTTCCGCAACGGCCTGCCGCACGAATCGGTCATCGAGATCGACGTGCTCACCGGCAGCGGTGACATCATCACCGCGTCCCCCACCAACGAACACTCCGATCTGTTCTACGGTTTCCCTAATTCCTATGGCACGTTGGGCTATTCGGTCCGTCTGCGGATCGAGCTGGAATCGGTGGCGCCGTTCGTGGTGTTGCGGCATCTCCGCTTCGGCAGCATCGCCGAGTTACAGACCACCATGGACCGGATCGTCACCGACGGCAGCCACGACGGCGACCGCGTCGACTACCTCGACGGGGTGGTGTTCAGCGCAGACGAGTCGTATCTGACGCTGGGACGCCAGAGCGACGAGGCCGGTCCGGTCAGCGACTACACCGGCATGGACATCTACTATCGGTCGATCCAGGAGCGCGACACCGACCGGCTCACCATCGCGGACTATCTGTGGCGGTGGGACACCGACTGGTTCTGGTGTTCGCGCGCCTTCGGCGCCCAGCACCCCACGGTGCGCAAGTGGTGGCCGAAACGACTGCTGCGCAGCAGTTTCTACTGGAAGCTGATCGCCTACGACCACCGCTGGAACATCGGCGACAAGCTCAACGCCCGCAAGGGCCTGCCCCCGAGCGAACGGGTGGTCCAGGACATCGAGGTTCCCATCGAGAACACCGCGGCCTACGTCGGGTGGTTCCTGGAGAACGTCCCCATCGAACCTGTCTGGCTGTGCCCGTTGCGGTTGCGTTCGGACTCGATCCCCGCCACCGGACAGGCGGACGCGGGCCGGCACCGACCCTGGCCGCTGTACCCCCTGGAACCGGGCCGGACGTATGTGAATGTCGGTTTCTGGTCGGGGGTGCCGGTGACGCCCGGAGACCCGGGGTTCACCAACAAGCTCATCGAACGCAAGGTGTCCGAACTCGACGGCCACAAGTCGTTGTATTCCGAGTCGTTCTACGATCGTGCCGAGTTCGACGAGTTATACGGTGGGGAGAACTATCAGCTCCTCAAGAAGCGGTACGACCCGGACGGCCGGCTGCTTGACCTCTACGCGAAGGCGGTGCAGCGACAGTGA
- a CDS encoding DNA polymerase III subunit gamma and tau: MALYRTYRPATFAEVVGQEHVTDPLSRALDGGRINHAYLFSGPRGCGKTSSARILARSLNCAQGPTSTPCGTCSSCVALSPGGPGNLDVIELDAASHGGVDDTRELRDRAFYAPSESRYRVFIVDEAHMVTNAGFNALLKIVEEPPEHLIFVFATTEPEKVLPTIRSRTHHYPFRLLAPPVMRGLLENICAKEHVTVAPDVYPLVIRAGGGSPRDSLSILDQLLAGAGDDGVTYDRALALLGVTDVALIDNAIDGLAAGDGASVFATVERLVDAGHDPRRFAIDLLERLRDLILLQAVPEAAERGLVEAPGEQLARMRHQIEVLGPATLTRFAETTHAALGEMRGTTSPRLLLEVLCSRLLLPAAASDSTALLQRIEQLEAGVITGGAAARPPAPVPDSAVGVAAPAAPQPPATESRFMRPSERKAMEERKAAAEAERRKAEEAEADHAAQDPAVRQPVTTPATTPTEAPSPPVEIPEAVPVVPETPAAHAVESVTETPPWDPDPEPASPQPEANAPAPVPHAPADEDEPAVVDVAAAARVEPESAVPEHVPPPIGSPGGDVGASDAPDPAVPERAGPIAAPAGGDIPLPDEPVDEYALPPEDSVPPARRPAPEPEPEPEVRSDGLDLDTVRTRYQEFRNAVRDRAKTLEPMLSAAVVHDLQDRTVVLAHPYEALVQRLGAPHAVTVMREALHEVFGTELDVRAVHQVPGSAPAGAPAAGGRPPAGRPQPKRTQTYSRPSAQNQAPAAPVAPATGRQPAGPEPLADNQPPPPEPEPEPGPPRADEDIPEDEQAEMVADAHSGNPDRRHDQGAVALELLRSELGATVIE; this comes from the coding sequence GTGGCTCTGTATCGCACCTATCGCCCGGCAACGTTCGCCGAAGTCGTCGGTCAGGAGCACGTCACCGACCCGCTCAGCCGTGCCCTCGACGGTGGCCGGATCAATCACGCCTACCTGTTCTCCGGGCCGCGCGGCTGTGGCAAGACGTCGTCGGCGCGTATCCTCGCCCGGTCGCTGAATTGCGCGCAGGGACCGACGTCGACGCCGTGCGGCACCTGCTCCTCGTGTGTGGCGCTGAGCCCGGGCGGTCCCGGCAATCTCGACGTGATCGAGCTGGACGCCGCCAGTCATGGCGGTGTCGACGACACCAGGGAGCTGCGCGACCGCGCCTTCTACGCGCCATCGGAGTCGCGGTACCGGGTGTTCATCGTGGACGAGGCCCACATGGTCACCAATGCGGGTTTCAACGCGCTGCTCAAGATCGTGGAGGAGCCGCCGGAGCATCTGATCTTCGTGTTCGCCACCACCGAACCGGAGAAGGTGCTGCCGACGATCCGCTCGCGCACCCACCACTATCCGTTCCGGCTGCTCGCCCCGCCGGTGATGCGCGGCCTGCTGGAGAACATCTGCGCCAAGGAACATGTCACCGTGGCGCCCGACGTGTATCCGCTGGTGATCCGGGCGGGCGGTGGCTCGCCACGGGACTCGCTGTCGATCCTGGACCAATTGCTCGCCGGGGCCGGCGACGACGGTGTGACCTATGACCGGGCGCTCGCCCTGCTCGGTGTCACCGATGTCGCGCTCATCGACAACGCGATCGACGGGCTCGCCGCCGGCGACGGGGCCTCGGTGTTCGCGACCGTGGAAAGGCTTGTCGACGCCGGACACGATCCGCGCAGATTCGCGATCGATCTGCTCGAACGGCTTCGGGATCTCATTCTGCTGCAAGCTGTTCCGGAGGCCGCCGAGCGTGGGTTGGTGGAGGCCCCGGGTGAGCAGCTGGCCCGGATGCGACACCAGATCGAGGTGCTCGGACCGGCCACGCTCACCCGTTTCGCCGAGACCACGCACGCCGCGCTCGGCGAGATGCGTGGCACCACTTCTCCGCGCCTGCTGCTGGAGGTGCTGTGCTCGCGGCTGCTGTTGCCCGCGGCGGCCTCGGATTCGACGGCTCTGCTGCAGCGGATCGAACAACTCGAAGCAGGTGTGATCACCGGTGGCGCTGCTGCCCGGCCACCCGCACCCGTACCCGACTCCGCGGTGGGTGTGGCGGCACCGGCAGCACCGCAGCCGCCGGCCACCGAGTCGCGTTTCATGCGTCCGTCCGAACGCAAGGCGATGGAGGAACGCAAGGCGGCCGCCGAGGCGGAACGCCGTAAGGCCGAAGAGGCCGAAGCCGATCATGCCGCGCAGGATCCGGCGGTGCGGCAGCCGGTGACCACACCCGCGACGACGCCGACGGAGGCACCGTCGCCCCCGGTGGAGATCCCGGAGGCCGTGCCGGTGGTACCGGAGACCCCGGCGGCGCATGCGGTTGAGTCGGTGACCGAAACGCCGCCGTGGGATCCGGATCCGGAACCGGCGAGTCCGCAGCCGGAGGCCAACGCGCCTGCCCCGGTGCCGCACGCACCGGCCGACGAGGATGAACCGGCGGTTGTGGATGTCGCTGCCGCCGCGCGTGTGGAACCCGAATCGGCTGTGCCGGAACATGTTCCGCCGCCGATCGGGTCACCCGGCGGGGACGTGGGTGCATCCGATGCCCCCGATCCCGCGGTGCCGGAGCGGGCCGGCCCGATCGCGGCGCCGGCCGGGGGCGATATACCGCTTCCCGATGAGCCGGTCGACGAGTATGCCCTGCCCCCGGAGGATTCGGTGCCGCCGGCCCGGCGCCCGGCGCCCGAACCCGAACCGGAGCCCGAAGTCCGGTCGGACGGCCTCGACCTCGACACCGTCCGTACCCGGTACCAGGAGTTCCGCAACGCCGTGCGGGACCGGGCAAAGACGCTCGAGCCGATGCTGTCGGCGGCCGTTGTGCACGACCTGCAGGATCGCACCGTGGTGTTGGCGCACCCGTATGAGGCGCTCGTGCAGCGCCTCGGTGCGCCGCACGCGGTGACGGTGATGCGTGAGGCGTTGCACGAGGTGTTCGGCACCGAACTCGATGTCCGGGCTGTGCATCAGGTGCCCGGCTCGGCCCCGGCCGGCGCACCCGCCGCCGGTGGTCGGCCACCGGCCGGCCGGCCGCAGCCCAAGCGTACCCAGACCTATTCGCGGCCCAGCGCCCAGAATCAGGCCCCGGCGGCACCTGTGGCACCGGCAACCGGCCGGCAACCGGCCGGACCCGAGCCGCTGGCCGACAATCAGCCACCGCCGCCCGAGCCGGAACCCGAACCCGGACCGCCGCGCGCCGACGAGGACATACCCGAGGACGAGCAGGCCGAGATGGTGGCCGACGCACACTCCGGCAACCCCGACCGCCGCCACGATCAGGGTGCGGTGGCGCTCGAACTGCTCCGGTCCGAGCTGGGTGCCACGGTCATCGAGTAG
- a CDS encoding aminotransferase class I/II-fold pyridoxal phosphate-dependent enzyme, with amino-acid sequence MNYHSMSADNLRDTQAELRKLYDELCGLGLSLDITRGKPAPDQLDLSNGLLALPGEGDYRDAGGTDTRNYGGIAGLKELREIFGELLGVDAADLIAFGNSSLQLMHDVTVAALLHGTPDSAEPWAKQGTVKFLCPAPGYDRHFAITESFGIEMITVPMNPDGPDVAAIAELTANDPSIKGLWVVPTYSNPTGVTFSEEVTRALLEVPAADDFRIYWDNAYAVHTLVEAPPAPHPVLEWAAQAGHPNRVYVLGSTSKITFAGGGVAFFGASADNLAWFSKHLGISTIGPDKVNQLRHVRFFGDADGVRAHMARHRELLTPKFTLVLDILDDRLGDAKVADWSRPEGGYFINLDVLDGAAKRTIELAGNAGIALTAAGSTYPYKQDPRDRNIRLAPTFPGIDDLRTAMEGVATCVLLAATETLLTAHSD; translated from the coding sequence TTGAATTACCACTCGATGAGTGCCGACAATCTCCGCGACACCCAAGCCGAACTGCGAAAGCTCTACGACGAGCTGTGCGGGCTGGGCCTGTCCCTCGACATCACCCGCGGCAAGCCCGCCCCCGACCAGCTCGATCTGTCCAACGGGCTGCTCGCGCTGCCCGGCGAGGGCGACTATCGCGACGCGGGCGGCACCGACACCCGCAACTACGGTGGTATCGCGGGTCTGAAGGAGCTGCGCGAGATCTTCGGCGAACTGCTCGGCGTCGACGCCGCCGACCTGATCGCGTTCGGTAATTCGAGCCTGCAGTTGATGCACGACGTCACCGTCGCGGCGTTGCTGCACGGTACCCCCGATTCGGCGGAGCCGTGGGCGAAGCAGGGCACCGTGAAGTTCCTGTGCCCGGCGCCCGGCTATGACAGGCATTTCGCGATCACCGAGTCTTTCGGCATTGAGATGATCACCGTCCCGATGAATCCGGACGGTCCCGACGTCGCCGCGATCGCCGAACTGACGGCGAACGATCCGTCGATCAAGGGCCTGTGGGTGGTGCCCACCTACTCGAATCCGACGGGTGTCACCTTCTCCGAGGAGGTCACCAGGGCGTTGCTCGAGGTGCCCGCTGCCGACGATTTCCGGATCTACTGGGACAACGCGTACGCCGTGCACACGCTGGTCGAGGCACCCCCGGCCCCGCATCCGGTGCTGGAGTGGGCGGCGCAGGCCGGCCACCCCAACCGGGTCTACGTGCTCGGCTCCACGTCCAAGATCACGTTCGCCGGTGGTGGTGTCGCGTTCTTCGGCGCATCCGCCGACAACCTGGCCTGGTTCTCCAAGCACCTCGGAATCTCCACCATCGGCCCCGACAAGGTCAATCAGTTGCGGCATGTGCGTTTCTTCGGTGACGCCGACGGGGTGCGTGCCCACATGGCCAGGCATCGTGAGCTGCTCACCCCCAAGTTCACGCTGGTCCTGGACATCCTCGACGACCGGCTGGGCGATGCGAAGGTCGCCGACTGGTCGCGGCCCGAGGGCGGCTACTTCATCAACCTCGACGTGCTCGACGGTGCCGCCAAACGCACCATCGAACTGGCCGGGAACGCCGGTATCGCGCTCACCGCGGCGGGGTCGACGTACCCGTACAAGCAGGATCCGCGCGATCGCAACATTCGGCTCGCCCCCACATTTCCGGGCATCGACGATCTGCGGACCGCGATGGAGGGCGTGGCCACTTGCGTGCTGCTCGCCGCGACTGAGACGTTGCTCACCGCGCACAGTGACTGA
- a CDS encoding aldo/keto reductase yields MASIVELGDGLKVSALGFGGMSLTDVYGAVTDDDALRTLNQAVDSGVTFIDTANGYGDGRSETTIGKLVGARRDEVQLATKFGIVKQSGVGQRGVRGDREYIREQVELSLRRLGTDRIDLYYQHRVDPLVPIEETVGAIKELIEEGKVLHIGLSEATGDEIRRAVGVHPIAAIQSEWSVVSRDVERFVVPSALEHGVGFVSYSTLARKWLTGLLNYDDLVDGDVRLKISRYTPTNLAYNQPVLEEFLQIARDAELTGAQLALAWFYNKARQIGVQAVSIPGSRFPERVEENLAAVEVVLSDEQLGRLDGLADRVRGHRSAQPQLVSSARE; encoded by the coding sequence ATGGCTTCGATAGTGGAGCTCGGCGACGGGCTCAAGGTTTCAGCGCTCGGATTCGGCGGGATGTCGCTCACCGACGTCTATGGCGCGGTGACCGATGATGACGCACTGCGCACGCTCAACCAGGCTGTCGACAGCGGTGTCACATTCATCGACACCGCCAACGGCTACGGTGACGGCCGCAGCGAGACGACGATCGGGAAGCTGGTCGGGGCACGGCGCGACGAGGTGCAGCTGGCGACGAAGTTCGGGATCGTGAAGCAGAGCGGAGTCGGACAGCGTGGTGTGCGCGGCGACCGCGAGTACATCCGCGAACAGGTCGAGCTGAGCCTGCGGCGCCTCGGCACCGACCGCATCGACCTCTACTACCAGCATCGTGTCGACCCGCTGGTGCCCATCGAGGAAACGGTCGGCGCCATCAAGGAATTGATCGAAGAAGGCAAGGTTCTGCATATCGGGCTGTCGGAGGCCACCGGCGACGAGATCCGCCGGGCTGTCGGTGTGCACCCCATCGCGGCCATCCAGTCGGAGTGGAGCGTGGTCTCCCGCGACGTCGAGCGTTTCGTCGTGCCGTCGGCACTGGAACACGGGGTCGGTTTCGTGTCCTATTCGACGCTCGCCCGCAAGTGGCTGACCGGGCTGCTGAACTACGACGATCTCGTTGACGGGGATGTGCGGCTCAAGATCTCGCGTTACACCCCCACCAACCTCGCCTACAACCAGCCGGTGCTCGAGGAATTCCTGCAGATCGCCCGCGATGCCGAGCTGACGGGCGCGCAGCTCGCGCTCGCCTGGTTCTACAACAAGGCGCGGCAGATCGGTGTTCAGGCCGTGTCGATTCCGGGTTCGCGGTTCCCCGAGCGGGTCGAGGAGAATCTGGCGGCGGTCGAGGTCGTGCTGTCCGACGAGCAACTCGGGCGCCTCGACGGGCTGGCCGATCGGGTGCGCGGTCATCGCTCCGCGCAACCGCAGCTGGTGTCATCCGCGCGGGAGTAA